Part of the Trichoderma asperellum chromosome 1, complete sequence genome is shown below.
TGAAATATCTATCGCTGCTGTAAATGAGCATCGGATATAAAAATCAGCCTAGTTCATCGGAATCGTTACAAAAATAGTTGTACAGCTGGTAATGTCGTCACCGCCGCTAATCGTAATCTAAAGCCTGGCTCTTGGGTCTTGGTCTGTCGTAGCATCTAAGTTGATTGTGACATCACCGGTCTTTTCGCTTGTTTTATCAGCGTGGCCAAAGAAGATGACCTGGACAGTCAAGTCATCCCTATATCAAGTTAGCATACGAGTCAGCTGAAAATATCATATAACAGGTTACTCACCGGTATCGTCTTGAAAAGGGCGATGGTAGAGTTAGAAGGGCGCAGACTTGCTCATCATTTGTTCCGCCAAGTGCATTGCGAACAAGATGAGTCGCGGCATTCTTGTCTCTGACGACAAACCGGTCTCTTGCGTCAGGGTCGATTCCCCATTGCTGAAGGCGAATCGGCGTCTTCCCATCAAAACCGGCCGCACCCCTGCCCTGCTCTACGGGGAGCGGTTTGTTCTGGGATCCAAAGACCTTCGACCAGGCTCTGTCAAATTGCGAGCTTGACTTTCCCGACTTCTGCGTCTCGATCCATTGGCCGACAAGACCTACAACCTCTTCATTTGTCAACATTTCCCACAGTCCATCCGTAGCAAGGACAACAAAGTCGCCGTTCTCTGGCTCGATCTTGGTCGTAGTGACAACGGGCTCCGCCGTAACGTAAGGaggagtttttaataaaggagaGGGGCTTCGACCAAAGAAGTTCTCGCGAAGCCTTCCAGCAACATCACGGCTCCACTTATAGACTGCATCTCCAAAAGCACGAGTTGGCTCTAGGCCACCCAGGACACGGCCGTTTCTGATAACATGCTCTTCACCAGGGTGTTGCATCCTCATGCGAGCAACTTCAGTAGGATTATTTCCTGTCTGATCCTCTGAGAGAGCCGTGGCTATCCATTTGCCAGATTTTGATCGACGTCCCAGGACGGCGCGAGAGTCGCCTGTGCATGCCACACGCAAAAGTTCACTCCGACTGTCGTAAAAGGTCAGCAAAGCGCAAGAGCCGGACAAGGCAGGTTGCAGAATCTCGGCAGCCATAGCTTTAGAGCTTGCCTTGAAGACCTTTTCGACGCTTTTATGCACAATCTCGTTGTCTAGACGGGTGAAGCCGGCCTTGATGGCTGAGTCAATGGCTTCGGGGGGCGGTGCATTGTTACTGGCGGCTTTGTAAGTGCTGTTCAATTCTCGAGCAACGTAGCTGATAAGGCTTTCACGCAAAGTTGCAGATGTCGTCCAGCCCCTAGAAGAGATACCgtgttaataaataaagaaatgaACAAGGAACGGATGCTACTCACGAGTGACCATCGAAAACTCCCCAGAACATccagtcgctgctgctcacttcttcctcctcggtAGCTGCTCGATTTGGTACTTCGACAATTTTCTCGGCGTGATCGTCCTCAATTGGATCATTGCTTCCCAGCTGGACCAGGTCGTATCGCGTAACGCCTTGGCCCCGATTGACCCAAAACGACTCTTCCTGCCTACGCAGCTTCGCCGTAGCTTGCTCCGGCGTCAACATTTCCACTATCCTACGGCCGTCCTCGGTGGCAGATTTGTAGAGGGGTCCCTCGCCCACAATGGTTCCCTGTGTCAGCTCGTCGGCTCCGACAACCAAGACGGTGCGCGTCGGCACAGCATCGGCCGCTCCCTGCGTAGACGTGAAGGCTCGCGTGACAGCCTGGCTCCCGGACAGAATGTCGACGCCGTTGTAGTACCAGGCGCCGTATCCCAGGACCAGACCGGAGGCCAGCGCAACGGGCAGACGACGGACGTACATGGACGACCTCAGAGGCACATCGGCGGAGCTGTGGTGCAGGCGAGCGTTGCTTGTGAAGTAGTGGAGGTGGCTGCGGCGGGCGGTGCGCACTGCGTTTCGGACGCTGGAGTGGTGACTTGTCCGGAGCACCCTGACAGCAGCACGATGCATCtggacggcggcggcggcggccaaggcTGTGGGAGCTGGCTTGTTGATTGGGGTTGCGATTCTCCGTCTCGTCTGCCTCGGATGGAGCTGACAGGCCGCGGGACAATCTGGTAGTGCTAGTGTAGGAACTGGGAAGTATGGCGACTTGCGAACTGGCACGGTGGAGGAGGCACTGAGCTAGGCTGGGATAGGGCCTAGCGCATGTGATTGGGTGCAAACGCAGAGTGGTTGGTCCCTCAAATGGGCGGAGAAAGGGTACGTACCCGCAGCAGGCTTCTAGATGCCCACAGTGCGGCTTGCCGAGGTGGCGCGTGCCTCGATGAGCATATTGGGTGTCAAAATAGCAACCAGCTCATTTCGGGACAATACCCTGGACCCCTGCGACTGTTTACTTAAGGAGGCAATACGAAAACATCTGCCGACAAAAGGGTCAAGTAGAAGTGCCGTGACAGCTGTATAGCTCAATCACAATAACATATAATATTTCTCCCTTACAGAGCATGTTTGTGAGAAATCAGAGAGAATATCTGCCAAGGAGGTGGCGGTAAAGGTGGTTGAACGTTTTAGCCGTGTTTATAGAAAAACTTGTCTGCATAGTCGTCAAACCCATACCTATCTATAGCAAATAACCTCATATCCTCATCGACAGCTAAGATTCAGTCAATAAGTGTAGCCAAGTGATTCTCCCAATGGCACCTCCGATAAATCCTAACATTACAGCAGCCGACGCAGTCTAACAATGTACTGAGTAAACCCCCACAAAGTTTGCACCGTTTCTGCTTCAATTTGCCCTCAGATTTAACCCAATAATGCCAACACGCTCTGATGATTTTCCTTCGAGAGAGACTAAGAGCGGTAGCATCCGAAACAAGAGGTCTAGGTGGAGGGAGACTAGGAGAAGGTATAAGGGCAGGACAAGAGAGTTGAATGCCTGTTCCAGCACATGGACTCGGCCCAAATGAATGGAGCAGATGGAGAACTGCCGATCATATAACTATGCAGATATGCGTTAGACCTAATATGTGagtcaaagaaaaagagatcGTAGATGGCACACGTCAAGGAATTTTTCAAGCTCACGGCGACCCTATTCGCCTAGGGCCTCGGACTAGGATTGCATTGTAAATATTCGTAGGCATATATCCGTAATAATGCGATAATATGCTCACATTGACGACTTTATTAAGTGCGACAACGACTTAATTGAGAAGGCCCATTGGGAAGCATAGAAAGAGAATTTGCTGTCCAAATTGCTATTCAGCACCCTGGGCCTGGCTTAACGAGGCGGTTTATCCAAACGCAAAAATTGTCAAGGAGTGTCTGacgcttaaagaagtaaaggAGGTAGAGAAAGTAATttagaatacatgtatgttgATGACATTGGCCATGGTTGGGGTACTGGAGAACGAATGTGGTGTGCTAGATAACAATACCCTTCTTCATTGCTACGTTTTTGCATCTATGTTCTTAGGGTTCTATGGTGTCTTCTACGAGCGCTCTGATTGTACTGCCATTTACTATTTTCATATATCCAAGCATGAACCCTAATCTAACATGATGTTATTCAGAATCTGGATATATATTGGCCTCTATAGTCTAGATAGATAGTATTTGTTATATAGTCCAAGCAGTTGCAATTAGAGACAACAGGTATTTGGTTCGGTAGTGAGTTAAATAGACAGATTTTGACTTGGGATGAATTCTCAATCGTGAAAATAAATATGTGCATGGCATTTCGTGACGGGGCATGGAAAGTCGCGGAATCTGGTCCGCATTAGTACAATATGATAGTTCTCCCTGGACGCTTTCTTTTTGGCCAAGGTTTATGTATAGCCGGCTGTTTGCCCCTGTTCTGTTCACCTGGATGGGAGGATCTTTCTGACATATTCCCTGACAAGCCGTAGTGCCGCTCGTACAATATCTTCGAGCCGTCGGTCCTTTCGACTCCGCATCCAGACGAGTATTATGCACAAAACAACGCAGTCGATTAAGAGGTGCTTCATGACGACGAATATAAGCCATCTTATCCAAGAAGGGAagcttttctcctttttcgaTTTCCACTCCCGCCCCGTGGCAATTTGTTCGCGGAGCGCCGCAACTTCTGCGGTGAGCTTGGTGATGGCTCGCTCCATCTTCCTTGTCCACCGGCTGTTCTGAAGGCTGACCTGacgttcttcttcatccctaGCCACTgcgtcttcgtcatcctcgtcaatCTGCCTACGGGATCGGAATTCGATATCCTGTTCACTCATAGGGCTGAGGATCTTCATAGGCCCATCACTGCCGCTCCTAGGCTGGTGGAAAACATGTGACGGGTCGCTTGGGTTGGCTGATGAGGAATCGGAACTGGCAGCGTTGTCCTTGATTTGGTTCCAGACGAACTCAAGCTCAGCAACGAGTTCCCTCCCATCTCTGCTTAAAGGAGTTAGCTTCTTTGTGAATATACAACAAGGCGGGGGAGATTCATGTGAGTGGGTTGCTACTCACGATGTATTTGCGTATTTGTGCATCGTCTCGATTAGCGCCTCGACATATCGTCTCTTGGACTCAGTCCGGGTCAGTCCTTTTTGTGAATTCCATGCATCCCACTTATCCCGCTCTTTCTGCAGCTCATCCGGGGCGAGACCTGACCCAGCCGTGGGCATCTCCATAACACCATCTACATCCCCCTCCATGGCTTGCTTGTAGAGGCCATAGAGCCGTAGCCGCTCGGAAGGGGGCGGCCGCGATGCTCCAGTCTTGGGTATCTTCTTGACCGTGTTTAAGGCATGGACAAAGACTCGATCTGCAGCATTGGGCGGCGGTCAGCATGTACCATTGCGGGCACATCGTGGGGGGGGAAGGAATGCGACTGCGGTTATACCCACCCACGGAATCCGCCATCGGGGGCGGCTATGACGGGGAGCCTTGCTGCTCCTAACGGGATTGATGCAATCTCTTGAAAgcgccagaaaaaaaaatgttttgAAATTATAgttgattcttcttcttcctccttcgGATCGTGGTCTTTTTCGTGTCAAATGGGTGGCAATCGTTGGGGGGGATAAGGCACCGATTGCGTATTTGGATTTGCTGATCTGGAGAGGCTGCTCGATTGGCGATAAGGACGGACCAAGGGACGGAATCGGGACGGATTGAATGCGGCACCGCAGACCAGCGCAGGGACAGGTGCTTCCTTTGAGAAAGATGACGCAAGTTGAGGGCTGGCAGAGGCAAGATGGAGGCGATTAGTCGGAGCAGCGGGTGCTGGGATTACGATTATGTATTATGATCATAGGAACAGTAGCTTTTTGGCGGCTCGGTTTGTCGTGGACCGGCTCCCAATTGAACCTCGGCGCGCACGCGCTCTAGGCCGTGGGACTTGCGACGCTACCGCCAGGGGGCTCGGCTGCTGAGAACGAAGAAGTGTGGCACTACCAAGCTGAGCGTCATCGAGTCGGGGTATGCGATACCTGCCGCGACACGTGAAAGTCGCCGACGTGCTTAGTAAACGGTACCTCGACGCTGGAGACGGTGCCGTGAATGTTTTAGTCCAGTTTTACCCCAGATTGCAAGTACATTCCAAACTGTTGCACCTGAGGAGGTCTTGCGTTGGTGGCAGGAAAACACCAGTACTTGGTAGCGAGATCCGGCTTCTTTGATGGCGCCAGTATacaattaatatatatatacccacCTATATATATGGCTGTGTGTGTTCCAATCTTATGcccagaaaagaaaacaaagagaggTGAAAGTAAGCATTGGTTCCATGCCTACGTAGCAGATATCTTCACTTGCTCGTGACACGCAGACCACACAGctatatagtagtagtagtacccaATAGCTGTACAAGCCAAGGTCACACATATCGAAAGATCAGGCCCCCAAAACGGATGATGCGACAGGTGGTTACAAGCTGGTGATCATGGCGAGATTTCTCGCTAATAGCCATTCACAATACTGTGTCTCGGCtctttataactataccaGTATAAATGCGTTAACTAAACCCTGCTCATTTATTAGGTAAAGTTCCTATCCTCTACGATTAAGCAATGGTCAATTCTCTAGACAGTGATCCTAATTCCAGTCGTTATCATCATATGGAAGCACTCAAATATCATCTATGTCCAAAAGCCGCAGCCGTAGATCGCTACCCCAGAAGTCTGTCCACGAGTGCACTGTCGTCTTTAGCCTGCATGtattgcctctttttttcctcataTGCCTGTATCAGTCGCTTGTTCTGTAATGCCGCTTCAGCAGCTTTCTGACCAGCCTCTTTCTTGCTCAGGGCTGTGCCGACTGCTAGTAGTCTTCCTACCTCGCCGTAGCCGGTTAGATAGGCTCCGACGGTATAAAGAGGTAGTTTCAAATTCTTGTCCCTTTTCTCGCCAGGCAGATCTTTGTAGTCAATGCTGACACCTTTGGTCACAATTTTGACACTCAGCCGCTGTTTAGAATTTTTTTCTGTTGCCTCCACCCCTGTTGGTTGAGTTTCCAGGCGCTTTTTTGCAGCTTCTGCCTTTTCGATGTCCTCTTTGATCGTTCTACCC
Proteins encoded:
- a CDS encoding uncharacterized protein (TransMembrane:1 (i56-73o)); the protein is MHRAAVRVLRTSHHSSVRNAVRTARRSHLHYFTSNARLHHSSADVPLRSSMYVRRLPVALASGLVLGYGAWYYNGVDILSGSQAVTRAFTSTQGAADAVPTRTVLVVGADELTQGTIVGEGPLYKSATEDGRRIVEMLTPEQATAKLRRQEESFWVNRGQGVTRYDLVQLGSNDPIEDDHAEKIVEVPNRAATEEEEVSSSDWMFWGVFDGHSGWTTSATLRESLISYVARELNSTYKAASNNAPPPEAIDSAIKAGFTRLDNEIVHKSVEKVFKASSKAMAAEILQPALSGSCALLTFYDSRSELLRVACTGDSRAVLGRRSKSGKWIATALSEDQTGNNPTEVARMRMQHPGEEHVIRNGRVLGGLEPTRAFGDAVYKWSRDVAGRLRENFFGRSPSPLLKTPPYVTAEPVVTTTKIEPENGDFVVLATDGLWEMLTNEEVVGLVGQWIETQKSGKSSSQFDRAWSKVFGSQNKPLPVEQGRGAAGFDGKTPIRLQQWGIDPDARDRFVVRDKNAATHLVRNALGGTNDEQVCALLTLPSPFSRRYRDDLTVQVIFFGHADKTSEKTGDVTINLDATTDQDPRARL
- the ATG37 gene encoding Autophagy protein 37 (TransMembrane:1 (o236-261i)~EggNog:ENOG41), producing MADSVDRVFVHALNTVKKIPKTGASRPPPSERLRLYGLYKQAMEGDVDGVMEMPTAGSGLAPDELQKERDKWDAWNSQKGLTRTESKRRYVEALIETMHKYANTSRDGRELVAELEFVWNQIKDNAASSDSSSANPSDPSHVFHQPRSGSDGPMKILSPMSEQDIEFRSRRQIDEDDEDAVARDEEERQVSLQNSRWTRKMERAITKLTAEVAALREQIATGREWKSKKEKSFPSWIRWLIFVVMKHLLIDCVVLCIILVWMRSRKDRRLEDIVRAALRLVREYVRKILPSR